The following are encoded together in the Candidatus Aegiribacteria sp. genome:
- a CDS encoding DHH family phosphoesterase — translation MRSEEAPANKRGRCRLTHLACKVLEKRFPNVTDPFEEWLPSRPDWIHELPDIDILQRELMELKRRGGKVVLYGHDDMDGITGIYIGMRILEGEGYTVVPIMPRRTTDDYGLLPDRMEGVLLPGDLLLTVDYGCSAVSGVKWALDLGARIVITDHHTLHYPLPPAHGMINPQRVGAPATYLAGCSVLYAALVSIYPEWENEAELLTAVALGTVSDRVPLLGWNRYLLEEFRKVNADELEGGLAVLAEVWPARETAWTGSMVRHAITSVVGKGEDSGIEFLLDFMRDDNYKRCRKIWKRLKKSSRRRAHTLSEIFSKAIVNRDDQASAYGMNLVYLDSIPDGMGGTLASKLSRITHRGTIIVSPREGGKLSGEARSYGDWDMADFLVSMGEVFTSAGGHRMAAGFSCEGLSWSELRELLLSKMMDYPVDPVPIPHIDLVVDELPYPEEFLCLAPFGGGFLPPAVKKDTMRYLLNVGESSVSWFITEESGD, via the coding sequence ATGCGCTCTGAGGAGGCACCCGCGAATAAGCGGGGAAGGTGCAGGCTTACGCATCTGGCCTGCAAGGTATTAGAAAAAAGATTTCCGAATGTCACGGACCCTTTCGAAGAATGGCTTCCGTCGAGGCCGGACTGGATCCATGAACTTCCTGATATTGATATACTTCAGCGTGAGTTGATGGAACTGAAAAGGCGCGGAGGGAAAGTCGTTCTTTACGGGCACGATGATATGGACGGTATCACCGGTATCTACATAGGTATGAGGATACTTGAGGGTGAAGGCTACACGGTTGTACCCATAATGCCCAGGAGAACAACCGATGATTACGGCCTTCTTCCAGACAGAATGGAGGGTGTGCTGCTCCCCGGCGACCTTCTTCTTACCGTAGACTACGGGTGTTCAGCAGTATCTGGTGTTAAATGGGCGCTTGATCTTGGCGCCAGGATAGTTATAACAGATCACCATACGCTTCATTATCCATTGCCTCCTGCCCATGGAATGATAAATCCACAGAGAGTGGGTGCTCCGGCAACTTACCTGGCCGGCTGTTCGGTTCTGTATGCAGCTCTTGTTTCCATATATCCGGAATGGGAGAATGAGGCTGAACTTCTTACCGCTGTTGCGCTTGGGACCGTATCTGACCGCGTACCGCTTCTGGGATGGAACAGGTACCTGCTTGAGGAATTCAGGAAGGTGAACGCCGACGAGCTGGAAGGCGGACTTGCAGTGCTTGCTGAAGTATGGCCGGCAAGGGAAACAGCCTGGACAGGATCCATGGTTCGCCATGCCATCACTTCGGTAGTGGGCAAAGGCGAAGACTCGGGAATAGAGTTCCTCCTTGATTTCATGAGGGATGATAATTACAAACGGTGCCGCAAAATATGGAAAAGACTTAAGAAAAGCAGCAGACGGAGAGCCCATACTCTATCGGAGATCTTCTCAAAGGCGATAGTGAACAGGGATGACCAGGCTTCAGCTTACGGTATGAACCTTGTTTATCTTGATAGCATCCCGGACGGCATGGGGGGAACACTCGCGAGTAAACTGAGCAGGATAACTCACAGGGGAACAATAATCGTATCTCCAAGGGAGGGCGGCAAACTCTCGGGAGAAGCCCGTTCCTATGGGGATTGGGACATGGCTGATTTTCTTGTGAGCATGGGAGAGGTGTTTACCAGTGCCGGCGGGCACAGGATGGCCGCGGGATTCAGCTGTGAGGGCCTTAGCTGGAGCGAGCTTCGCGAGCTTCTTCTTTCGAAGATGATGGATTATCCGGTGGATCCTGTGCCGATACCGCATATCGATCTTGTTGTTGATGAACTTCCGTATCCGGAGGAGTTTTTGTGCCTTGCCCCCTTTGGCGGGGGATTCCTGCCTCCGGCGGTGAAGAAGGATACGATGAGGTACCTGCTGAACGTCGGTGAAAGTTCCGTAAGCTGGTTCATAACCGAGGAAAGCGGAGACTAA
- a CDS encoding NAD-dependent epimerase/dehydratase family protein, translating into MRYIVTGAAGFIGSHLSRQLLSEEKDVIAVDIFRDYYPPELKRANIADLLKNPSFKLFEQDLSEEDMSWLDMVVDSSEEITVYHLAAQAGVRKSWGEEFLQYTTDNIIATQNLLEWSMRRGNVKNFIYASSSSVYGRVTDLPMVEDSTIPMPDSPYGVTKLAAENLVRLYTRNHGLPSVSLRFFTVYGPGQRPDMAFSIFFEAIREGRPLRIFGDGSQTRDFTYVGDVVRGLRLSEKCTDGRAMNLGGGNTLPLLEAIAVLEKAAGKKAELENLPVQPGDVRDTFASTELLFKTTGWKPATPLLEGLRQQFRSRG; encoded by the coding sequence ATGAGGTACATTGTTACAGGGGCTGCAGGTTTTATAGGAAGCCATCTTTCCAGGCAGCTTCTGTCGGAGGAGAAAGATGTTATCGCGGTTGATATTTTTCGCGATTACTACCCACCGGAGTTGAAAAGGGCGAATATCGCCGATTTATTAAAGAATCCTTCTTTCAAGCTTTTTGAACAGGATCTGTCCGAGGAAGACATGTCATGGCTCGACATGGTTGTTGATTCTTCCGAGGAAATAACCGTATACCACCTCGCAGCACAGGCAGGGGTAAGGAAAAGCTGGGGCGAGGAATTCCTTCAATATACGACTGACAATATAATAGCGACGCAGAACCTCCTGGAATGGTCTATGAGAAGAGGAAACGTAAAGAATTTCATATACGCTTCCTCCTCGTCCGTATACGGACGAGTTACGGATTTGCCCATGGTGGAGGACAGCACGATACCGATGCCCGATTCCCCCTATGGTGTTACAAAACTTGCCGCGGAGAACCTTGTAAGACTGTACACCAGGAACCACGGTCTGCCTAGTGTTTCCCTCAGGTTTTTTACTGTCTACGGTCCCGGACAGAGGCCCGATATGGCTTTTTCAATCTTTTTCGAGGCCATCAGGGAGGGAAGACCTTTGAGAATATTCGGAGATGGAAGCCAGACGAGGGACTTTACATACGTGGGCGATGTTGTACGTGGACTGAGACTCTCTGAAAAATGTACCGACGGAAGAGCAATGAACCTTGGAGGAGGCAATACGCTTCCTCTGCTTGAGGCAATTGCTGTTCTTGAGAAGGCAGCCGGGAAGAAAGCTGAATTGGAAAATTTGCCAGTTCAGCCGGGAGATGTCCGCGATACCTTCGCATCCACCGAGCTGCTTTTTAAAACAACAGGCTGGAAACCCGCCACTCCCCTGCTCGAAGGCCTCCGCCAGCAATTCCGGAGCCGGGGTTAG